The genomic segment GACTGTCTTAAACCTCATGCTCTCCTCCCATCTTGTCCCCAAACCTGGCACAAGATGGGGGACAGAGACCCTAGTGCTAAGGTCctgcagggagctggtggcatCAGGTTTTCTGTCTAAGCAAGCGGCGTCATGCTCATGGTGTACTGGGCTGGGGCAGCTCTGTGGTTGTCTACATCCCACCTTGCTAGTCCCTGTGTGGGCTTGGACCTGCCATGGCTTGTGGTAGAGAATAACAGGACAGGCTGTGTCAAGGTCTccctctggctctgctgcagagcaatGGAAGCCACTGAACCCTGAGGAGAAAAAGCGATACGACCGGGAGTTCCTGCTGGGCTTCCAGTTCATCTTTGCCAGCATGCAGAAACCCGAGGGGCTGCCCCAGATCACAGATGTGGTGCTGGACAAGGTCGGTGCGGCCCTGGAAATAAGGGGAGTGTGGGTGGTGCCTGGGTGGGGGATCTGGCTCCGCTGCTCTGTTCCTTgtcagggcagggctgggactTAACCTGCTGTGCTCAGGGTCCCGTTGCAGCATCTGCAACGAGCCTTGAGCCTGGGGGTGGTGTGTGGGGGCAACTCTGGGGCCATCTTTCCAGTTCATTGTCCCAGCGCTGAGGCTGGGGGATGGATCCATCCCGCTCCTCTGCCCCCTGGGCATCCTCAGCCCTGTGTACCTTCTCAGGCCAACAAGACCCCACTGCGGGCACTCGACCCCATCCGCCTCAGCAGCATGAACTGCAGCCCTGACTTCACCCCCGCCTTCGCCAACCTTGGCCGGCCTGTCATGGGCAACCGGGGCCTGGTGAGTATCTCCTTGCTTCACCCACACTGTGCATCTCTGCCTGTCTGTGATGATCAAGCCTTCGAGCCGTTGTGTCTGGGCCACTGATGCCCATGATGGAACTGAGGATCTGAGCAGTCGGATGGGGACACCCTGGGAGCCAGCCTGGCTGGTCCCAGAGCAAAGACCTGAATTTCTTCTCCCTGTCAGCCGTCGGGATTGGGTCCCCGCCGctcccagcagagccagaggaaGGAACCCCGCAAAATCATTGCCACTGTGTCCCTCAATGAGGACGTCAAGCTGAACAAGGCCGAGAAGGCCTGGAAACCCAGCAGCAAGCGTGCCTCCGAGGAGGAGGATCCTGAGAACATTAAGACgcaggtgggagctgggggaggtgggcagtgggagggaagcagagggatgTGCCTGGCTTTTGCTGACCTTGTTGTCCTTGCAGGAACTGCTCCGCCGTGTCCGCAGCATCCTCAACAAGCTGACGCCACAGATGTTCCAGCAGCTGATGAAGCAGGTGATGGAGTTGTCCATCGACACGGAGGAGCGGCTCAAGGGTGTCATTGACCTCGTCTTCGAGAAAGCCATCTCGGAGCCAAACTTCTCTGTTGCCTATGCTAACATGTGCCGTTGCCTTATGGGGGTaagcaggggctgcagaggtCTCCCGCTGAGCTGGCAGGGGTTTGTTTGGGGACTTCGTCTGAGCTCAGCAGGGTGCTGATCCTTTCATGTGGTAGGGTGAAACTGAGGTGTGTGGATGCAGGACCAAGTTATGAGTGTTAGAATGCCATTGCGAGGGCGTAGGGTGGCTTTTTCCTGGTTTGAGCAGTGCCTGGGCCTTAGCTGGCCAACTTTTGCGGGAGATGCGACTAATGTTCCTTGCCTCGGTTGTtacctctccctgcagctcaaAGTGCCCACAACAGACAAGCCCACGGTGACTGTGAACTTCCGCAAGCTGCTGCTCAACCGCTGTCAGAAAGAGTTTGAGAAGGACAAGGATGATGATGAGATCTTTGAGAAGCGGCAAAAGGAAATGGACGATGCCAGTGCTGTGAGTTGGTGTGGGAGTCTGTGACTGAGGGCTAGTGTGGGTGTCCTTGGGGTGGCTCTGGGCTCTGAGCTGCCCCGCtgtgctctccctgcagcctgaggAGAAGGCACGCATGAAAGATGAACTGGAGGAGGCACGGGACAAGGCCCGTCGGCGATCCCTGGGCAACATCAAGTTTATTGGAGAGCTCTTCAAGCTGAAGATGTTGACAGAGGCCATCATGCATGACTGTGTGGTGAAGCTGCTAAAAAACCATGATGAGGAGTCTCTTGAGTGCCTTTGCCGCCTACTTACTACCATTGGCAAGGACTTGGACTTTGAGAAGGCCAAGGTACCCCTTGCCTTGCCCTGCCTTACTTTGTGCTGCCCTAGGCTTTGGGCCCTTGGCTTTGGGAGGGATGTGATCATGACTCTGTCCTTCTGTAGCCCAGGATGGACCAGTACTTCAATCAGATGGAAAAGATCATCAAAGAGAAGAAGACATCATCCCGAATCCGTTTCATGCTGCAGGATGTGATTGACCTCAGACGGGTAAGGTGTATGGCCTGCTTTGCTAGGGGGCGGTCCTCTGTTCCCTGCTTGGTCCCATGGAGCTGCTGGCCTGTGTCCTCTTGAGTGCCAGCAGTCCATTTATCCCTGGAATGGGAAGGGTGGGAATGTGCCAGCCCCAGAGACACCATGCTAGCCCCCAGCCCTTGGTTAGCGTGGTAGTGAGTGGGCACACAGTAACCAGCGGCTGTTTAATGCAGGGGGGCTCATGAAACTGAGCCTTTTTGTGCCAAAAGCTGCCACAGTGtgcagggagctgtgctggctgagATGGGAGTCTAGTCTGAGTGGAATGACTGGGAAGAAGGAATGCTTTTGCCTCTATTCTCCAGCCAGCTCAGcacctccttctcttctcccctgcCCTCTGCAGAATAGCTGGGTGCCTCGGCGAGGAGACCAGGGTCCCAAAACCATTGACCAGATCCACAAGGAAGCAGAGATGGAGGAGCATCGGGAACACATCAAAGTGCAGCAGCTCATGTCTAAGGACAAGAGAAGAGGACCCCCTGGGCCATCCTCCAGCGGTGAGTGCTTGTATTTCAGGGCACGTAAGGCTGCCAGGGGTGGCTTGTTTCCACTGGGTGCTGTGTGAGGCTGGGCTGTGCCTTATGTCTGTCTCCCTTGTGTCCAGGTGGGCGTGCGAGCCTGGTTGCGGATGATGGCTGGAACACGGTACCCATCAGCAAGGGCAACCGGCCCATTGACACCAGCCGGCTAACGAAGATCACTAAGGTGAGCTGGGGGTGCAGTGTGGGCAGCTGAGCTGACTGCCTGGCCCAGATCCTGCCTTGGCGTGGGGGTTCAAAGCtgattctctctctctgcctgcagcctggaTCCATTGACTCCAACAACCAGCTCTTTGCGCCGGGTGGGCGGCTGAGCTGGGGCAAAGGCAGCAGTGGAGGGTCTGGTGCGAAGCCTGCAGATTCAGGTAGGCAGTGTGGGGCCAGCCCGGTGCCCTTGGGTGGGAGCGGGGACCCTTTTCCAGGCGGTTCCTGTACTGGGGAGGTGCTGAACTCTGAGAATCCCCTCTTTTCACACCCAGCATCTGATTCAGGGCGACCGGCCACAAGCACCTTGAATCGCTTCTCAGCACTCCAGCAGTCAACGTCTGCCGAGAGCCCAGAGTCACGCCGTGTGGTGCAGAGGTgaggagccagccctgcctcGATGTGTGGGCATGCTGTGGGCTGGAGTGATCCCCTGTTGCAGGATGGGGCCTTGTTGGGGCTCATAGCTGACGAGTCCATATGGCAAAGGTGGCCAGTTCCAGTCTGGGCTTCCTCTCTACTCTTTGGTACTTGAGGGACCACATCTGGGTGCTGGGTCTGATCTGGAAGTCCTGAGACCAACCATTGATGGACTGGAGGGAATCTCATGGAGACTGGAGCATGGGCAGAGTTGGAGTTGGGTTTATTCAAGAGAAGAGGAAATCAAAGCAGAATCTCACCATAGTCTGCAGCAGGGGCAAAGTGTGGGTAGGATGGGGTCCAGACCCTGTTCAGCCATGCCAAGGGACACAGCAAAAGGCAAAAGGCTTTTGGAAGCGGGGAGAAAcagggaaatgttttatttccatgagGGTGATCAAGTGCCCTGGAAAATGCTGGGACTGGAGCGGGACAGCCTTGccttgcagagctctgcaggcTGTGGTCCCTTCagggagggtggtggtggtCTCTTCATGCTGTGTCTGTTTTCCTCCCACCCAGAAGCAGCTCCAGCCGCGACAGGTCAgagaaggctggggagagaggggaccGAGAATCAcgttcagagaagggcagtgacCGCCAGGAGCGTCCCGACCGGGGAGAGCGGACAGACAGGAACAGGTCTGCCCTCACCAAGAGAAGCTTCAGCAAAGAGACGGAGGACAGAAGTCGAGAACGGGAGAAGCAGGGCGGCCCCGAGGCTGTGCGCAAGGCTGCTAGCATGACGGAAGAACGGGACAGGAGTCGAGAGACCAgtgagctgggaaggagcagtgTCCTGGAGTTCTGGCTGTGGGATGGGGCTCTGCCTGTCCCAGGTTGTGCCTAATCCTTGCTTTCTCCTCACAGTTAAGCAAGAGccagcacctcctgctgcaTCCCCCAAGCCTGCGCTGTCGgatgaggagctggagaagaaatCCAAGGCAATCATAGAGGAATACCTGCACATCAATGACATGAAGGTGAGAGGAGGGGGTGGCTGGGCACAGCAGTGTATGGCCCCTGTAACGTGtcctcagcttccctgtggTAGTGCTGTTGGGCAGGGTTCTGGTGGTGCCTggatgagagagagaggggagccAGGACTGGCTGTGGGGCAGTACTGAcccctcctttttccctgcAGGAGGCCTTGCAGTGTGTGCAGGAGCTGGGTAGCCCCTCCTCGCTCTACATCTTTGTGCAGAATGGCATTGAGTCCACGTTGGAGAGGAGCACCATCTCCCGTGAGCACATGGGGGTCCTGCTGTGCCAGCTGGTGAAGACGGGCACGCTCTCCAAGGAACAGTACTACAAAGggtgaggggctggggcagcctggTCCGCAGCTGGTATTTGCCCAGCTTTGAATTTGGCCCTGCCTTGACCAGGGCTAGTCAAAGAGATCTCCCAAGGTCCCTCCCAGCTGAGGGCATGGAGGGGGTGCTGGATCCCAACTGACCCCTCTGCCCTGCAGGCTGCGGGAGATCCTGGAGATTGCGGAAGACATGGAGATTGACATCCCGCACATCTGGTTGTACCTGGCTGAGCTCATCACCCCCATCCTGCAAGAGGAAGGCATCCCCATGGAGGAGCTGTTCAGGTGGGGGCAGAGCCCCTCCAGGGAGCTGCCGTTGGATTCTAGTGGAAGGGTCTCCTGTGGGCATGTGGCTCAATCAGATCTCTTGTGCCCTGCAGGGAGATAACGAAGCCCCTGGTGCCCATTGGGAAGGCCACCACGCTGCTGGTTGAAGTGCTGGGCTTGTTGTGCAAAGGCATGGTAAGTGCTTGGGGCTTGTGTACCTGCTGGCCGCTGCCTTGAGGACTGACAGCCTGCTGTTGGGGCAGGTTGGCATGCAGGGATTGACGCCCCCACTGCCAGCAGGGGTCATCCCTGGCCATGTCTGTCATGAGTGTGGCATGACCGAGCTGCAGTATCTCCCTCCCTGGAGATGGAGGGCATGGCATGCTGATGCTGACTGTCTGTCCTGCAGAGCCAGAAGACCGCAGGCAAATTGTGGCGGGATGGAGGCCTGAGCTGGAAGGAATTCCTGCCCGAGGACCAGGATGTCAACAAATTTGTCACAGAGCAGGTGAGAGCTCAGTCTTGGTGAGGGGCAGAGACGGGCCGGGGGGGGGAGGAAACCCTCATGGGGTCCTATGAGTGTGGCGTTCCCCCGTGCTGCCTTTAAGAGCTGATCTGCCCACTCCTGCAGAAATTGGAGTACACAATGGAGGACAGCTCAGACACACCAAGCCGCAAGGAGCTGACCTCAGAGGAGCTGTGCAAGCAAATGGATGAACTGCTGAAGGAGAACCCGAACAACCAAAGAATACATGACTGGATTGAGGTGAGGGCACAGGTGCAGAACCTGAGGATCTGGGGGCTCCCACCTGGCTCCTTCTTCACCTCATGGTCCTCCTACTCTCCCTCCTCCAGGCCAACCTTAGCGAGCAGCAGATCTCATCCAACACGTTTATCAGGGCCCTGATGACATCTGTGTGCCGCTCTGCCATCATCTGTGAGTACTGGAGTGCGGTGGGAGGTCTCCCCCTGCATGTGCTGCCCCATTCTCATGGCCCATCTCCCACAGTCGAGAACCCCTACCGTGTGGATGCCTTGGTTATCCGCAACCAAGccaagctgctgcagaagtACCTGCGGGATGAGCAGAAAGAGCTCCAGGCACTCTATGCCCTGCAAGCCTTGGTGGTGAATTTGGACCAGCCTCCCAGTGAGTGTTGCAGGATGGGTGGGGTGAGGAGTGGGGTGGCAGGGAGGTCCCCACCCCAGCAGAGTTGCTGGTGGCTGGGGAATGGCAGAGGCTTCCCTTTGTCTTCCCCAGACCTGCTGCGGATGTTCTTTGACGCCCTCTATGACGAGGATGTCATCAAGGAGGAGGCTTTCTACAAGTGGGAGTCCAGCAAGGAcccagctgagcagcagggCAAAGGGGTGGCTCTCAAATCAGTGACAGCGTTTTTCACCTGGCTCCGGGAAGCTGAGGACGAGTCGGACAACAACTGAGCAtctgtgaggaggaggaggaggaagaggaagggagaagagagagcaggGCATTCTGGGGAGCgactccatcccctcccacccctggCCCCCTGGACTTGCTGATGCCGGGGCCGAGGGACCTGCTGTGCCCCCCCACAGCCCACCtctctcttttcagttttcctcctctccctcctcccctgtcCTGGTTCTGTTTGCAAGACCTGTACTAGTTTGTCACGATGATAATAAATGGATGCTGACGGAGGCGGCTGTCACGGTGggtcccctcctctcccagcgCAGGCACCCCGGGTTTCTGGGAGCGGGACAAGCAGCCCCGGACTCATGtcatggggaggggggaggggatggggacgtatctttcccttctcctcttcctcctccccacttCTTGCTGAAATATAGagagattatatatatataaacttatTAAATTTGGTTTGGGGACAGGAGCGtgatttctccctctcccctgtcCTCTCTCTATTCCTCCATCACTGCCTGGACCCTCCCtctatgtttttttattttaaatataaatcattccccccagctcctgctctgacACCTAGGGAGGGTGCCGGGGAGGAGGGGTGGTGACCCCTTCTCTCTGGGCCAGGCTGggtcccctcctcccccaccaAGCCTCCATCTTCCTCCCAAACGTTTAAGGCCACAATTGGGCAAGTGACGAGGCGGCCCCCTCATCTGCGTCCCCTGTATTTATAGAGCGCTGGATGTGATGAGCCGCACGTGTAATTATTAAAACAAGGATTCAATTACTGGTCACGTgaatttgtaaataatttttttttttttgcttttttttttttttctttatggagtATTTAATTGAAGATTTAAAGGCATCTTTTCACCttaaaactggaaataaaagaacattGCTAAATAATGCCCCGTGTGCCGCTGTTGCCGCCCCCCTGTCCCATGTCCCTTGTGCCTGGGCTGGCGTGGAGGTTTCAGCCTGGAGCCCAGGCAGGAGCCAGCCTCCCCGGCACCCCAAGGCAGACGGTAGGTACCCCCATGTGGGGACTGTGTGGGGTCGCAAGGGGGGGGCAGATGTACCTGGAGCCAAGCCCTCTGGGCCTGACCTtaccagctctgcctggcagagggtgtcctgtggcagagcaggcagcccTTCCAGCACCCTGGCTGTAGCAGAGCCCCACTGTCTTGAAGCGTCCCGTTTCCTGCGGGTACAGAAGTGGCAGGACCTGTGTGCTCTGCTTGGGTTCTGCCTTTGGGCAGGAGGTGGTGTGGTGTGCTGTGTTTCCCCTACAAACCTCTCTTTGGTGAGTTGTGTCTTGCAGGTGAGTGGAGATGGGGTGGGCAAGCCTCggctgcccccagccctgctggggcTCCCCTGTGGGGGTGTCCCTCCTGGGGACAGGTGAGGGTGGGCTGGTGCGCCTCATGTCTGGTCTGGTCTTTGCTGTGTTGGGCTGCCTCTTGCTGAGTCACCCTGGCCATGGCCCAGAGGGTACAGAATAATTAACTGGAGGCTATTCCCCAGATTAGAGGCTGATCTGTctgagctgcagccctggcagcacTAATGCTGGGAAGCAGTTGGCAGGGAAAGGCCAACAAGGCCTGTGGAGAGGGGTATGGGACGGGACATCCCCCCGCCTGGGAGTGAGTAAAGGGAGATCCTCAGCCTGCTTCTGTCCCCTGCTAACCAAGGGGGAGGGTGACACCCTGGCAGtgccctcctgcctccctctgtgccagggaagagGTGCTGCTGCATTAATTGCTGTCATTAAGTTTCAGAATCAACAGCCAACTTTGACTGCAGGTTAACCTCTCAGCCTGGCATCAGCGCTGCCCTGGCTCCCCTTCAGGGGCGGTCGCTGTCAGAAGGGATGTTCTAAAGCCTgcacccccccatccccaccgAGGCGGGACCCCCAGCCTCCCCTCAGGGGCTGTGCACTCCCTCTGGCAGCACCAACCCccgcggggctgggggcaggcAGAGCGAGATTCCCCCTGCTTTGCGAGCAGGCCTGGGGCTGAGGGACCATGTTGCTGGTGGGTCCCCACCTCTGCCCCTTGTGCTGCCCGGGGTCTCTGGGTCCAGAGCTGCCCCTCCCGGAGTCTCTGGGTCCAGGGGTCTCTGGGTCCAGAGCTGCCCTCTCGGGGTCTCTGGGTCCAGAGCTGCCCCTATCGGGGTCCCTGGGTCCGGGGGTCTCTGGGGTAGGAGCTGCCCCTCCCGGGGTCTCCAGGCCGGGCGGGCGGCGCTGTCCGCGGTGCTGGCCCGGCGCTCTCCGCGGTTCCCggccttcctcctcctcctcctcctcctcagccccctcctcttccctcgcccatcctcctcttccttcaaccccctcttcctcttccttcaacCCCCCT from the Cuculus canorus isolate bCucCan1 chromosome 9, bCucCan1.pri, whole genome shotgun sequence genome contains:
- the EIF4G1 gene encoding eukaryotic translation initiation factor 4 gamma 1 isoform X1, with amino-acid sequence MNKAPQPTGGAPTAPHPAPSPGLPQPTFPPGQTTPVVFNPAPTSQMNTPSQPRQFPAGPRAIHQQGGFRSLQHFYQNRAQPPASASRVQSSTTARPGPPAHVYPAASQVMMIPSQISYTPSQGAYYIPGQGRSTYVVPTQQYPVQPGAPSFYPGASPTEFGTYAGAYYPAQGVQQFPAGVPAAQVIVSQQPPIPPKRERKTIRIRDPNQGGKDITEEIMSGARTSSTPTPPQAGSGLEPQANGETPHVAVIVRPDDRPKPALVVSKPVSLEPSKSASPSPPPPLIPEVDTVVLSAVTLVPMEPPVDVDTKAELGEAPPDPHKTFSTITTVPGTVELPLVPAPDMDTVVAEAEEEEVAVPLPEPAPQAPAPPEVLPVPITLEMQAVPLVPAVPPVPAAPSPPPVVPQAPEVPAKPASPSPTPPREEPCVEPAIEPSTEANGVLEEVSEPVPEAPVCQPVPTPVPVPTLDSPIAQPEELPLPNGVEGTSKAEQSEEQPESDVSPVSEPEEPAQPVTPASPPAEEEEEESEGPGEAQEQSSSLAPAPSQTSEATAQVALSVPKKKRRMKELNKKEAVGDLLDAFKESQISDSASEAENKPPAREVEDVAPARPQEESEETWEEKEDKLAPEKGKAADQKYRYKEEQWKPLNPEEKKRYDREFLLGFQFIFASMQKPEGLPQITDVVLDKPCVPSQANKTPLRALDPIRLSSMNCSPDFTPAFANLGRPVMGNRGLPSGLGPRRSQQSQRKEPRKIIATVSLNEDVKLNKAEKAWKPSSKRASEEEDPENIKTQELLRRVRSILNKLTPQMFQQLMKQVMELSIDTEERLKGVIDLVFEKAISEPNFSVAYANMCRCLMGLKVPTTDKPTVTVNFRKLLLNRCQKEFEKDKDDDEIFEKRQKEMDDASAPEEKARMKDELEEARDKARRRSLGNIKFIGELFKLKMLTEAIMHDCVVKLLKNHDEESLECLCRLLTTIGKDLDFEKAKPRMDQYFNQMEKIIKEKKTSSRIRFMLQDVIDLRRNSWVPRRGDQGPKTIDQIHKEAEMEEHREHIKVQQLMSKDKRRGPPGPSSSGGRASLVADDGWNTVPISKGNRPIDTSRLTKITKPGSIDSNNQLFAPGGRLSWGKGSSGGSGAKPADSASDSGRPATSTLNRFSALQQSTSAESPESRRVVQRSSSSRDRSEKAGERGDRESRSEKGSDRQERPDRGERTDRNRSALTKRSFSKETEDRSREREKQGGPEAVRKAASMTEERDRSRETIKQEPAPPAASPKPALSDEELEKKSKAIIEEYLHINDMKEALQCVQELGSPSSLYIFVQNGIESTLERSTISREHMGVLLCQLVKTGTLSKEQYYKGLREILEIAEDMEIDIPHIWLYLAELITPILQEEGIPMEELFREITKPLVPIGKATTLLVEVLGLLCKGMSQKTAGKLWRDGGLSWKEFLPEDQDVNKFVTEQKLEYTMEDSSDTPSRKELTSEELCKQMDELLKENPNNQRIHDWIEANLSEQQISSNTFIRALMTSVCRSAIIFENPYRVDALVIRNQAKLLQKYLRDEQKELQALYALQALVVNLDQPPNLLRMFFDALYDEDVIKEEAFYKWESSKDPAEQQGKGVALKSVTAFFTWLREAEDESDNN
- the EIF4G1 gene encoding eukaryotic translation initiation factor 4 gamma 1 isoform X3, with the protein product MNKAPQPTGGAPTAPHPAPSPGLPQPTFPPGQTTPVVFNPAPTSQMNTPSQPRQFPAGPRAIHQQGGFRSLQHFYQNRAQPPASASRVQSSTTARPGPPAHVYPAASQVMMIPSQISYTPSQGAYYIPGQGRSTYVVPTQQYPVQPGAPSFYPGASPTEFGTYAGAYYPAQGVQQFPAGVPAAQVIVSQQPPIPPKRERKTIRIRDPNQGGKDITEEIMSGARTSSTPTPPQAGSGLEPQANGETPHVAVIVRPDDRPKPALVVSKPVSLEPSKSASPSPPPPLIPEVDTVVLSAVTLVPMEPPVDVDTKAELGEAPPDPHKTFSTITTVPGTVELPLVPAPDMDTVVAEAEEEEVAVPLPEPAPQAPAPPEVLPVPITLEMQAVPLVPAVPPVPAAPSPPPVVPQAPEVPAKPASPSPTPPREEPCVEPAIEPSTEANGVLEEVSEPVPEAPVCQPVPTPVPVPTLDSPIAQPEELPLPNGVEGTSKAEQSEEQPESDVSPVSEPEEPAQPVTPASPPAEEEEEESEGPGEAQEQSSSLAPAPSQTSEATAQVALSVPKKKRRMKELNKKEAVGDLLDAFKESQISDSASEAENKPPAREVEDVAPARPQEESEETWEEKEDKLAPEKGKAADQKYRYKEEQWKPLNPEEKKRYDREFLLGFQFIFASMQKPEGLPQITDVVLDKPCVPSQANKTPLRALDPIRLSSMNCSPDFTPAFANLGRPVMGNRGLPSGLGPRRSQQSQRKEPRKIIATVSLNEDVKLNKAEKAWKPSSKRASEEEDPENIKTQELLRRVRSILNKLTPQMFQQLMKQVMELSIDTEERLKGVIDLVFEKAISEPNFSVAYANMCRCLMGLKVPTTDKPTVTVNFRKLLLNRCQKEFEKDKDDDEIFEKRQKEMDDASAPEEKARMKDELEEARDKARRRSLGNIKFIGELFKLKMLTEAIMHDCVVKLLKNHDEESLECLCRLLTTIGKDLDFEKAKPRMDQYFNQMEKIIKEKKTSSRIRFMLQDVIDLRRNSWVPRRGDQGPKTIDQIHKEAEMEEHREHIKVQQLMSKDKRRGPPGPSSSGGRASLVADDGWNTVPISKGNRPIDTSRLTKITKPGSIDSNNQLFAPGGRLSWGKGSSGGSGAKPADSGRPATSTLNRFSALQQSTSAESPESRRVVQRSSSSRDRSEKAGERGDRESRSEKGSDRQERPDRGERTDRNRSALTKRSFSKETEDRSREREKQGGPEAVRKAASMTEERDRSRETIKQEPAPPAASPKPALSDEELEKKSKAIIEEYLHINDMKEALQCVQELGSPSSLYIFVQNGIESTLERSTISREHMGVLLCQLVKTGTLSKEQYYKGLREILEIAEDMEIDIPHIWLYLAELITPILQEEGIPMEELFREITKPLVPIGKATTLLVEVLGLLCKGMSQKTAGKLWRDGGLSWKEFLPEDQDVNKFVTEQKLEYTMEDSSDTPSRKELTSEELCKQMDELLKENPNNQRIHDWIEANLSEQQISSNTFIRALMTSVCRSAIIFENPYRVDALVIRNQAKLLQKYLRDEQKELQALYALQALVVNLDQPPNLLRMFFDALYDEDVIKEEAFYKWESSKDPAEQQGKGVALKSVTAFFTWLREAEDESDNN
- the EIF4G1 gene encoding eukaryotic translation initiation factor 4 gamma 1 isoform X9; its protein translation is MNKAPQPTGGAPTAPHPAPSPGLPQPTFPPGQTTPVVFNPAPTSQMNTPSQPRQGGFRSLQHFYQNRAQPPASASRVQSSTTARPGPPAHVYPAASQVMMIPSQISYTPSQGAYYIPGQGRSTYVVPTQQYPVQPGAPSFYPGASPTEFGTYAGAYYPAQGVQQFPAGVPAAQVIVSQQPPIPPKRERKTIRIRDPNQGGKDITEEIMSGARTSSTPTPPQAGSGLEPQANGETPHVAVIVRPDDRPKPALVVSKPVSLEPSKSASPSPPPPLIPEVDTVVLSAVTLVPMEPPVDVDTKAELGEAPPDPHKTFSTITTVPGTVELPLVPAPDMDTVVAEAEEEEVAVPLPEPAPQAPAPPEVLPVPITLEMQAVPLVPAVPPVPAAPSPPPVVPQAPEVPAKPASPSPTPPREEPCVEPAIEPSTEANGVLEEVSEPVPEAPVCQPVPTPVPVPTLDSPIAQPEELPLPNGVEGTSKAEQSEEQPESDVSPVSEPEEPAQPVTPASPPAEEEEEESEGPGEAQEQSSSLAPAPSQTSEATAQVALSVPKKKRRMKELNKKEAVGDLLDAFKESQISDSASEAENKPPAREVEDVAPARPQEESEETWEEKEDKLAPEKGKAADQKYRYKEEQWKPLNPEEKKRYDREFLLGFQFIFASMQKPEGLPQITDVVLDKANKTPLRALDPIRLSSMNCSPDFTPAFANLGRPVMGNRGLPSGLGPRRSQQSQRKEPRKIIATVSLNEDVKLNKAEKAWKPSSKRASEEEDPENIKTQELLRRVRSILNKLTPQMFQQLMKQVMELSIDTEERLKGVIDLVFEKAISEPNFSVAYANMCRCLMGLKVPTTDKPTVTVNFRKLLLNRCQKEFEKDKDDDEIFEKRQKEMDDASAPEEKARMKDELEEARDKARRRSLGNIKFIGELFKLKMLTEAIMHDCVVKLLKNHDEESLECLCRLLTTIGKDLDFEKAKPRMDQYFNQMEKIIKEKKTSSRIRFMLQDVIDLRRNSWVPRRGDQGPKTIDQIHKEAEMEEHREHIKVQQLMSKDKRRGPPGPSSSGGRASLVADDGWNTVPISKGNRPIDTSRLTKITKPGSIDSNNQLFAPGGRLSWGKGSSGGSGAKPADSASDSGRPATSTLNRFSALQQSTSAESPESRRVVQRSSSSRDRSEKAGERGDRESRSEKGSDRQERPDRGERTDRNRSALTKRSFSKETEDRSREREKQGGPEAVRKAASMTEERDRSRETIKQEPAPPAASPKPALSDEELEKKSKAIIEEYLHINDMKEALQCVQELGSPSSLYIFVQNGIESTLERSTISREHMGVLLCQLVKTGTLSKEQYYKGLREILEIAEDMEIDIPHIWLYLAELITPILQEEGIPMEELFREITKPLVPIGKATTLLVEVLGLLCKGMSQKTAGKLWRDGGLSWKEFLPEDQDVNKFVTEQKLEYTMEDSSDTPSRKELTSEELCKQMDELLKENPNNQRIHDWIEANLSEQQISSNTFIRALMTSVCRSAIIFENPYRVDALVIRNQAKLLQKYLRDEQKELQALYALQALVVNLDQPPNLLRMFFDALYDEDVIKEEAFYKWESSKDPAEQQGKGVALKSVTAFFTWLREAEDESDNN